The following proteins are co-located in the Streptomyces bottropensis ATCC 25435 genome:
- a CDS encoding NADPH-dependent F420 reductase produces MNKTLAFIGCGNVGGTLARLAVAAGLDVVLSNSRGPESLAALVAELGPRARAATPAEAAEAGGLVVVSIPLGAYEKIPAQPLAGKVVIDTLNYYPERDGRIAELDANELTSSELVQRHLADSRVVKAANSIVSSQLFSLARPSGAPDRSAMPIAGDDAAAKAEVVELLDLLGYDAVDIGRLADSWRSEPGTPVYCKPYSGEVPKDVSLDKTMEWIFQTPGVPVSGDRVRELTATVVRGPAGGSFSVDAWR; encoded by the coding sequence ATGAACAAGACACTCGCCTTCATCGGCTGTGGCAACGTCGGCGGCACCCTGGCCCGCCTTGCTGTCGCCGCAGGCCTGGATGTCGTCCTGAGCAACTCCCGCGGCCCCGAGTCCCTCGCCGCTCTCGTCGCCGAACTCGGCCCCCGCGCCCGGGCGGCCACTCCCGCCGAGGCCGCCGAGGCCGGGGGCCTGGTGGTGGTGTCCATCCCGCTGGGCGCCTACGAGAAGATCCCCGCGCAGCCGCTGGCGGGCAAGGTCGTGATCGACACGCTGAACTACTACCCGGAGCGCGACGGCCGCATCGCCGAGCTGGACGCGAACGAGCTGACGAGCAGCGAGCTGGTGCAGCGACACCTGGCCGACTCCCGTGTGGTCAAGGCGGCCAACAGCATCGTCTCAAGCCAGCTGTTCAGCCTTGCCCGCCCCTCGGGTGCGCCGGACCGCAGTGCCATGCCGATCGCCGGCGACGACGCCGCCGCCAAGGCAGAGGTCGTGGAGTTGCTCGACCTCCTCGGCTACGACGCGGTGGACATCGGCAGGCTCGCCGACAGCTGGCGCAGCGAACCAGGCACGCCCGTCTACTGCAAGCCCTACTCCGGGGAAGTACCCAAGGACGTGAGCTTGGACAAGACGATGGAATGGATCTTCCAGACCCCGGGCGTTCCGGTATCTGGCGACCGTGTGAGGGAACTGACCGCCACGGTTGTCCGGGGCCCCGCGGGCGGCAGCTTCTCGGTCGACGCCTGGAGGTGA
- a CDS encoding GNAT family N-acetyltransferase codes for MDHAAVLALFDRDMRVGARPDGPGARIERVGGVVRQVGFENGWSGVVWSDLDEARADAAITEQIRYFSGLGRDFEWKLYGHDLPVDLGQRLRDAGFTAAPEETLMIAEVADLSLDIEPPEGVRLLPVTDSAGVDLVADVHERAFGTDSTRMRHQLLAQLTGDPESVVAVVALVGDEPVSAARMELVPGTRFAGLWGGGTVEGWRGRGVYRALVAHRARVAADRGYRYVQVDALATSRPILARLGFEPLTTTTPYEYAVGSTAAA; via the coding sequence ATGGATCACGCTGCTGTGCTGGCACTGTTCGACCGGGACATGCGGGTGGGCGCCCGCCCCGACGGGCCCGGAGCCCGGATCGAGCGCGTGGGCGGGGTGGTGCGGCAGGTCGGTTTCGAGAACGGCTGGAGCGGTGTCGTCTGGTCCGACCTGGACGAGGCACGCGCGGACGCGGCGATCACCGAACAGATCCGGTACTTCTCCGGCCTCGGCCGCGACTTCGAATGGAAGCTGTACGGCCACGATCTCCCGGTCGACCTGGGGCAGCGCCTGCGCGACGCCGGATTCACGGCCGCTCCGGAGGAGACGCTGATGATCGCGGAGGTCGCTGACCTGAGCCTCGACATCGAGCCGCCCGAGGGCGTACGGCTGCTCCCGGTCACCGACAGCGCGGGCGTGGATCTGGTGGCCGACGTCCACGAGAGGGCGTTCGGCACGGACAGCACCCGGATGCGCCACCAGCTGCTGGCCCAGCTCACCGGGGACCCCGAGTCGGTCGTGGCCGTCGTGGCCCTCGTCGGCGACGAACCCGTGAGCGCCGCGCGGATGGAACTGGTCCCCGGCACGCGCTTCGCCGGCCTGTGGGGCGGCGGCACCGTCGAGGGATGGCGGGGCCGCGGTGTCTACCGGGCCCTGGTCGCCCACCGCGCCCGCGTCGCCGCCGACCGCGGCTACCGCTACGTGCAGGTCGACGCGCTCGCCACCAGCCGTCCGATCCTGGCCCGCCTGGGCTTCGAGCCGCTCACGACCACCACGCCGTACGAGTACGCGGTCGGGAGCACGGCAGCCGCCTGA
- a CDS encoding GNAT family N-acetyltransferase → MPPRVTPLVDPAATPSGRRLAWLASEADGVPRGSVFLRLFAKEGQTHLAELDGAVHPAERRQGVGTALLDAAVGSARADGRRALIAQARQGSPGDAFLAARGFRRVLTLVYARLELAAIDPDHVTRILEQPCPGYHLTSWTGVVPEELARSYAASRRAMDDMPMGDTDYGTVVWDVERVVAAAEAIAQRGDSLYTVAAVHTSSGTVVGFSELVLPGDGEGEGQHYGTAVLPEHRGHALGLRMKAKAVLHAHRLAPALALLTDTAEENAPMRRVNDTLGYRPTHTSIEYQLDL, encoded by the coding sequence TTGCCCCCGCGCGTCACGCCACTCGTCGACCCCGCCGCCACCCCGTCCGGCCGCCGCCTCGCCTGGCTGGCGTCCGAGGCGGACGGCGTCCCCCGCGGATCCGTCTTCCTGCGGCTGTTCGCCAAGGAGGGGCAGACGCATCTGGCCGAGCTGGACGGCGCCGTACACCCGGCCGAGCGGCGGCAGGGCGTCGGCACCGCGCTCCTCGACGCGGCGGTCGGCTCCGCACGCGCCGACGGCCGGCGCGCTCTCATCGCCCAGGCCCGACAAGGCTCCCCGGGCGACGCGTTTCTGGCGGCACGCGGCTTCCGCCGGGTGCTGACCCTGGTGTACGCCCGGCTCGAACTCGCCGCGATCGACCCCGACCACGTCACGCGGATCCTCGAACAGCCCTGTCCCGGCTACCACTTGACCAGCTGGACGGGCGTCGTACCGGAGGAACTCGCGCGGAGCTACGCCGCGTCACGCCGCGCGATGGACGACATGCCGATGGGCGACACCGACTACGGGACGGTGGTCTGGGACGTGGAGCGCGTGGTCGCAGCCGCCGAGGCGATCGCGCAGCGCGGCGACTCGCTGTACACGGTGGCCGCGGTGCACACGTCGAGCGGCACCGTCGTGGGCTTCTCGGAACTCGTCCTGCCGGGCGACGGCGAGGGCGAGGGCCAGCACTACGGCACCGCCGTGCTGCCCGAGCACCGGGGTCACGCGCTGGGGCTCCGGATGAAGGCGAAGGCCGTCCTCCATGCCCACCGCCTGGCCCCCGCCCTGGCGCTGCTCACCGACACCGCCGAGGAGAACGCCCCGATGCGCCGGGTCAACGACACGCTCGGCTACCGGCCCACGCACACGTCCATCGAGTACCAGCTCGACCTGTGA
- a CDS encoding aminoglycoside phosphotransferase family protein, producing MSRTFSAWVTSGADFLGVTGPFPVDVPWWAEVEPVVERLEHILGVPVFVLRLLRVDGGESGRDGHVTYHVEASGRPRAGSLCQHPVDQTLLWTENALRSPWARADGLRELLDWAARALAARGRPVTGPVEQRRTWNLAGLFRLPTARGPVWLKVTPPFASDEAAVIAAFAGVDTGLVPTVLAVGERRVLLEHIPGEDCWTADDATVAAGVRRFVAAQAALAGRRPPGLRDRRDRFLGDLVRELLDGRVELGLTDEERDRARELTHRWDRLAECGLPDTLVHADFHPGNWRSDGRPAVVVDFADSHWGNPVLDCLRLHDFLPEAVRPTAVRVWADAWRSHVPDGDPVRALALAEPLAHLSYALRYQEFLDGIEPSERPYHEGDPTSVIRRALRCAAHPSPDFVQAGDRRGRAGEPSA from the coding sequence GTGAGTCGAACCTTCAGCGCATGGGTGACCTCGGGTGCGGACTTCCTCGGGGTCACCGGTCCGTTCCCCGTCGACGTTCCGTGGTGGGCCGAGGTCGAGCCCGTCGTGGAGCGACTGGAGCACATCCTCGGGGTCCCGGTGTTCGTGCTGCGCCTGCTGCGGGTGGACGGCGGCGAGAGCGGCCGCGACGGGCATGTGACGTACCACGTGGAGGCGTCGGGACGCCCCCGGGCCGGGTCCCTGTGCCAACACCCGGTGGACCAGACCCTGTTGTGGACGGAGAACGCCCTGCGCTCGCCCTGGGCGCGGGCCGACGGGCTGCGGGAACTGCTGGACTGGGCCGCGCGCGCACTCGCCGCGCGGGGGCGGCCGGTGACGGGGCCTGTCGAGCAGCGGCGGACGTGGAACCTGGCGGGACTCTTCCGGCTGCCCACCGCCCGAGGGCCGGTCTGGCTCAAGGTGACTCCGCCCTTCGCCTCCGACGAGGCCGCGGTCATCGCCGCGTTCGCCGGGGTGGACACCGGCCTCGTGCCGACGGTCCTCGCCGTCGGCGAGCGGCGCGTCCTGCTGGAGCACATCCCGGGCGAGGACTGCTGGACGGCCGACGACGCCACGGTCGCGGCCGGGGTCCGCCGGTTCGTCGCCGCCCAGGCGGCCCTGGCCGGCCGACGCCCTCCAGGACTTCGCGACCGGCGGGACCGGTTCCTCGGCGATCTGGTGCGCGAACTGCTCGACGGGCGAGTGGAGTTGGGCCTCACCGACGAGGAGCGGGACCGGGCGCGGGAGCTGACGCACCGCTGGGACCGGCTCGCCGAATGCGGGCTGCCCGACACGCTCGTCCACGCGGACTTCCATCCGGGCAACTGGCGCAGCGACGGCCGGCCGGCCGTCGTCGTCGACTTCGCCGACTCCCACTGGGGCAATCCCGTACTGGACTGTCTGCGCCTGCACGACTTCCTCCCCGAGGCGGTACGCCCGACGGCCGTCCGTGTCTGGGCAGACGCCTGGCGGAGCCACGTCCCTGACGGCGACCCCGTCCGCGCGCTCGCCCTGGCCGAACCCCTGGCGCACCTCTCGTACGCCCTGCGCTACCAGGAGTTCCTCGACGGCATCGAGCCGTCCGAGCGGCCGTACCACGAGGGGGACCCGACGTCGGTGATCCGGCGGGCGCTGCGGTGCGCGGCACACCCGAGCCCCGACTTCGTCCAGGCGGGCGACCGAAGGGGCCGTGCCGGGGAGCCGTCCGCGTGA
- a CDS encoding SPW repeat protein: MANVSHRSDITSHPDAPEMQARFASMLGGRDVALVDGPVFLLGLYCAVSPWILHYTTSQPALASHNLIVGIAIGLLALGFTAAPERMYGLSWAMCALGVWMIVAAWIVGDSPDAGVVVNNIIIGCLALLLGLMCAGAAAKGTTRAGRTS; encoded by the coding sequence ATGGCCAACGTCTCACACAGGAGTGACATCACCAGCCACCCCGACGCACCCGAAATGCAGGCCCGGTTCGCCAGCATGCTCGGAGGCCGCGATGTGGCGCTCGTGGACGGACCGGTGTTCCTCCTCGGTCTGTACTGCGCCGTGTCCCCGTGGATACTCCACTACACGACGAGCCAGCCGGCGCTCGCGTCCCACAACCTCATCGTGGGCATCGCCATCGGTCTGCTGGCCCTCGGGTTCACCGCCGCACCGGAGAGAATGTACGGCCTGAGCTGGGCCATGTGCGCGCTGGGTGTCTGGATGATCGTCGCGGCGTGGATCGTCGGCGACAGCCCGGACGCCGGTGTCGTGGTCAACAACATCATCATCGGCTGCCTGGCACTGCTGCTGGGGCTGATGTGCGCAGGCGCCGCGGCCAAGGGCACCACGCGTGCGGGCCGCACGTCATAG
- a CDS encoding sigma factor, with product MFLGVWRGRHGYRPGRGAVGAWIVGTARRRITDALSARTRRADLVTSVGMALTLADEPVRASPRGTQSAERTGLPLGTV from the coding sequence GTGTTCCTGGGCGTATGGCGCGGCCGGCACGGCTACCGGCCTGGGCGCGGCGCGGTGGGGGCCTGGATCGTCGGGACCGCCCGGCGCCGGATCACCGACGCCCTGTCCGCGCGGACCCGTCGTGCGGATCTGGTGACCTCGGTCGGCATGGCGCTCACGCTCGCCGACGAGCCCGTCCGCGCGTCGCCCCGAGGCACCCAGAGCGCGGAACGCACGGGTCTGCCGCTCGGCACGGTCTAG
- a CDS encoding MerR family transcriptional regulator produces the protein MGAYGEENPADPGLTSGALARRLGVSPTTLRSWDRRYGIGPAVRADGRHRRWSPRDVAVLEEMCRLTSAGLPPGEAARVARAGAGTPTARDAEDGRGGAQVPDGDVMRRPPASGRPSPGEGTREECRGLARAAVRLDAPAVEDLLAGAVERHGLTAAWQDVMVPTLHAVGRKWASSGDRYVEVEHLLSWHVSTALRRHTRAPAPPHGATTQGPVVLACVPGEQHSLPLEALGAALGELGLPARMFGAAVPAEALTSAVERLGPAAVVLWAQARSTASPPLARHVAAMRWGVKGARSRPLVVLGGPGWHGRPTSGTVRPSSLEEAVEALSGLFGRAARPDQELRPRRNRSRPSDSSTSGSG, from the coding sequence ATGGGTGCGTACGGGGAGGAGAACCCCGCCGATCCGGGCCTGACCAGCGGTGCCCTGGCACGACGGCTAGGCGTGTCGCCCACGACGCTGCGGTCCTGGGACCGCCGCTACGGCATCGGGCCGGCGGTCCGCGCGGACGGACGGCACCGGCGCTGGAGCCCGCGGGACGTGGCGGTGCTGGAGGAGATGTGCCGGCTGACGTCCGCCGGGCTGCCACCCGGCGAGGCGGCACGCGTGGCACGGGCGGGGGCAGGGACCCCGACGGCGAGAGACGCGGAGGACGGGCGCGGAGGAGCACAGGTACCGGACGGGGATGTCATGCGGCGGCCACCCGCGTCCGGCCGGCCGTCCCCGGGAGAAGGCACCCGCGAGGAGTGCCGGGGCCTCGCCCGCGCCGCCGTACGCCTCGACGCCCCGGCGGTGGAGGACCTGTTGGCCGGGGCCGTCGAGCGGCACGGGCTCACGGCCGCCTGGCAGGACGTGATGGTGCCGACGCTGCACGCCGTGGGCCGCAAGTGGGCGTCGTCCGGCGACCGTTACGTCGAGGTGGAGCACCTGCTGTCCTGGCACGTCTCCACCGCCCTGCGCCGCCACACCCGGGCGCCCGCGCCCCCGCACGGTGCCACCACCCAGGGCCCGGTCGTCCTGGCCTGCGTGCCCGGCGAACAGCACAGCCTGCCGCTGGAGGCGCTCGGCGCGGCACTCGGTGAACTGGGCCTGCCCGCCAGGATGTTCGGCGCGGCCGTCCCCGCCGAGGCGCTCACCTCGGCGGTCGAGCGGCTCGGCCCGGCGGCCGTGGTCCTGTGGGCACAGGCCCGCTCCACGGCGAGCCCGCCCCTGGCCCGTCATGTCGCAGCCATGCGCTGGGGCGTCAAGGGCGCCCGCAGCCGGCCGCTCGTCGTGCTCGGGGGCCCCGGCTGGCACGGGCGCCCCACATCGGGGACGGTCCGGCCGTCCTCGCTCGAAGAGGCGGTGGAGGCGCTGTCCGGTCTGTTCGGACGAGCGGCCCGGCCGGATCAGGAACTGCGCCCCCGCAGGAACCGCTCCCGCCCCTCCGACAGCTCGACGAGCGGCTCTGGATAG
- a CDS encoding cryptochrome/photolyase family protein, whose translation MNVSVVLFTCDLRLHDHPPLRAALDGSRQVVPLFVRDRAVDRAGFAAPNRLAFLADCLRDLDAGLRERGGRLVVRSGDLVEEVCKVAGEADADEVHLAADVSAYAHRREERLRRALEAEGVRLHVHDTVTTAVEPGAVLPTSSDHFAVFTPYFAHWSRRRLRDPLTAPRTVHVPDGVGSEELPSRAGLSGLSPGLAAGGEREGRARFAAWLRSGVEAYEDRHDDLAGDATSRLSPHLHFGTLSPVELVHRSRRVGGPGAEAFVRQVAWRDFNRQVLAARPAAATVDYRAKHDRWRTAPDEVEAWRAGRTGYPVVDAAMRQLRHEGWMHNRGRLLTASFLTKTLYVDWRVGARHFLDLLVDGDMANNQLNWQWMAGTGTDTRPNRVLNPVTQAKRYDPHGEYVRRWVPELADLAAPAVHEPWKLQGLDRAGLDYPEPLVELSEGRERFLRGRSS comes from the coding sequence ATGAACGTCTCGGTCGTCCTGTTCACCTGCGACTTGCGGTTGCACGACCATCCGCCGCTGCGCGCCGCCCTCGACGGATCCCGGCAGGTGGTCCCGCTGTTCGTGCGCGACCGGGCCGTGGACCGCGCCGGGTTCGCCGCACCCAACCGGCTGGCGTTCCTCGCCGACTGCCTGCGCGACCTGGACGCGGGACTGCGGGAGCGGGGCGGCCGGCTCGTGGTGCGCTCCGGGGACCTGGTGGAGGAGGTGTGCAAGGTGGCCGGCGAGGCGGACGCCGACGAGGTGCACCTCGCGGCCGACGTCAGCGCGTACGCCCACCGTCGCGAGGAGCGGCTGCGGCGCGCGCTGGAGGCCGAGGGCGTACGCCTGCACGTCCACGACACGGTGACGACCGCCGTGGAACCCGGCGCGGTGCTGCCGACCTCCTCGGACCACTTCGCGGTCTTCACGCCGTACTTCGCCCACTGGTCCCGGCGGCGTCTGCGGGACCCGTTGACCGCGCCGCGGACGGTACACGTGCCGGACGGCGTCGGCTCCGAGGAACTCCCGTCCCGCGCAGGGCTGTCCGGCCTCTCGCCCGGCCTGGCGGCGGGCGGCGAGAGGGAGGGCCGCGCCCGGTTCGCGGCCTGGCTGCGGTCGGGCGTCGAGGCGTACGAGGACCGGCACGACGACCTGGCGGGTGACGCGACCTCCCGGCTCTCGCCCCATCTGCACTTCGGCACCCTCTCCCCCGTCGAACTCGTGCACCGCTCCCGCCGGGTGGGCGGTCCGGGCGCCGAGGCGTTCGTACGGCAGGTGGCGTGGCGGGACTTCAACCGCCAGGTGCTGGCGGCGCGGCCGGCGGCCGCGACCGTGGACTACCGCGCCAAGCACGACCGTTGGCGGACCGCGCCGGACGAGGTCGAGGCGTGGCGGGCGGGTCGCACCGGCTACCCGGTGGTCGACGCGGCCATGCGCCAGCTCCGGCACGAGGGCTGGATGCACAACCGGGGCCGGCTCCTGACGGCGAGCTTCCTCACCAAGACCCTTTACGTCGACTGGCGGGTGGGCGCCCGGCACTTCCTGGACCTCCTGGTCGACGGCGACATGGCCAACAACCAGCTCAACTGGCAGTGGATGGCCGGCACCGGCACCGACACCCGTCCCAACAGGGTCCTCAACCCGGTCACCCAGGCGAAGCGGTACGACCCGCACGGGGAGTACGTACGGCGCTGGGTACCGGAGTTGGCGGACCTCGCGGCACCGGCGGTGCACGAGCCCTGGAAGCTGCAGGGGCTGGACCGTGCCGGGCTCGACTATCCAGAGCCGCTCGTCGAGCTGTCGGAGGGGCGGGAGCGGTTCCTGCGGGGGCGCAGTTCCTGA
- a CDS encoding SDR family oxidoreductase, protein MTGDAHDSGPLCLVTGATGYIGGRLVPELLEAGLRVRCLARSPERLRDHPWADDVETVRGDVTDAESLARAMRGVDIGYYLVHALGTGEDFEDTDRRAARIFGESARTAGVRRLVYLGGLTPYDVPERELSPHLRSRAEVGRILMDCGVPTAVLRAAVVIGSGSASFEMLRYLTERLPVMVTPSWVHTRIQPVAVRDVLRALVGCARLPDDVSRTFDIGGPDVLTYLEMMRRYAVVAGLPHRLILPVPVLSPGLSSHWVGLVTPVPASIARPLTESLRHEVVCREHDIARYVPDPPGHPVGFDEAVRLALRKVREADVATRWSSASLPGAPSDPLPTDPDWAGGSLYTDQRELGVDAPRASLWRVIEGIGGDNGWYSFPLAWAVRGWLDRLAGGVGLRRGRRDAARLRVGDSLDFWRVEEIEPGRLLRLRAEMRLPGLAWLEMHADTDGTGRTLFRQRALFHPHGLLGHAYWWSVAPFHSVVFGGMARNIARAAVADATAREREGAPLP, encoded by the coding sequence ATGACGGGAGACGCACACGACAGCGGACCGCTCTGCCTGGTGACCGGCGCGACCGGGTACATCGGCGGGCGGCTCGTCCCCGAGCTGCTGGAGGCGGGCCTGCGGGTGCGCTGTCTGGCCCGCTCACCGGAACGGCTGCGCGACCACCCGTGGGCCGACGACGTCGAGACGGTCCGCGGCGACGTCACCGACGCGGAGTCCCTGGCCCGGGCGATGCGGGGCGTCGACATCGGCTACTACCTGGTCCACGCGCTGGGGACCGGCGAGGACTTCGAGGACACGGACCGGCGGGCGGCTCGGATCTTCGGGGAGAGCGCCCGGACCGCCGGGGTGCGCCGGCTCGTGTACCTGGGCGGCCTCACCCCGTACGACGTACCGGAGCGGGAACTCTCGCCTCATCTGCGCTCACGCGCCGAGGTCGGCCGGATCCTGATGGACTGCGGTGTGCCCACGGCCGTGCTGCGGGCGGCGGTCGTCATCGGCTCGGGGTCGGCCTCCTTCGAGATGCTGCGCTACCTCACCGAGCGGCTGCCGGTGATGGTCACCCCCAGCTGGGTGCACACCCGCATCCAGCCCGTCGCCGTCCGGGACGTGCTGCGCGCGCTCGTCGGCTGTGCCCGGCTGCCGGACGACGTCAGCCGGACCTTCGACATCGGCGGCCCGGACGTCCTGACGTACCTCGAGATGATGCGGCGCTACGCCGTCGTCGCCGGGCTGCCGCACCGGCTCATCCTGCCGGTGCCGGTGCTCTCCCCGGGGCTGTCCAGCCACTGGGTCGGGCTGGTGACACCCGTGCCGGCCTCGATCGCCCGGCCGCTCACCGAGTCGCTGCGGCACGAGGTGGTCTGCCGCGAGCACGACATCGCCCGGTACGTGCCGGATCCGCCCGGCCACCCGGTCGGCTTCGACGAGGCGGTACGGCTCGCCCTGCGGAAGGTGCGCGAGGCCGACGTCGCCACCCGTTGGTCGTCGGCCTCCCTGCCCGGGGCGCCCAGCGACCCGCTGCCCACCGACCCGGACTGGGCCGGCGGCAGCCTCTACACCGACCAGCGCGAGCTGGGCGTGGACGCGCCGCGCGCGTCGCTGTGGCGGGTCATCGAGGGCATCGGCGGTGACAACGGCTGGTACTCCTTCCCTCTCGCCTGGGCCGTACGCGGGTGGCTGGACCGGCTCGCGGGCGGGGTGGGTCTGCGCCGGGGCCGCCGGGACGCCGCCCGCCTGCGGGTGGGCGACTCGCTGGACTTCTGGCGGGTCGAGGAGATCGAGCCGGGGCGGCTGCTGCGGCTGCGGGCGGAGATGCGGCTGCCGGGTCTGGCGTGGCTGGAGATGCACGCGGACACCGACGGCACGGGACGCACCCTGTTCCGTCAGCGGGCCCTGTTCCATCCCCACGGCCTGCTCGGTCACGCGTACTGGTGGAGCGTGGCGCCCTTCCACTCCGTCGTGTTCGGCGGCATGGCCCGCAACATCGCGCGGGCGGCGGTGGCGGACGCGACCGCGCGGGAGCGGGAGGGGGCGCCCCTGCCCTGA
- a CDS encoding MarR family winged helix-turn-helix transcriptional regulator, whose product MATVNDPGRRAGEDGSGRPAAATDLHAFAVALRRMNGEINRLVHAFAGDHGLHATDVQALAAILDADTPMTPKRLREHLGLTSGAVTACVDRLERAGHVRRVRESADRRVVHLYYAADARSAARTYFRPLAEATEAARSRFTEDELVVVLRFLAAMNEELGAGPAPARAR is encoded by the coding sequence GTGGCCACAGTGAACGACCCCGGGCGCCGGGCGGGTGAGGACGGGTCCGGCCGCCCCGCGGCGGCGACCGACCTGCACGCCTTCGCCGTCGCGCTGCGCCGGATGAACGGCGAGATCAACCGGCTGGTGCACGCGTTCGCGGGCGATCACGGGCTGCACGCGACCGACGTCCAGGCCCTCGCGGCGATCCTGGACGCGGACACCCCCATGACACCGAAACGCCTGCGCGAACACCTCGGCCTCACCTCCGGTGCCGTCACCGCCTGTGTGGACCGGCTGGAGCGCGCCGGACACGTCCGCCGGGTCCGGGAGAGCGCCGACCGCCGGGTGGTCCACCTGTACTACGCGGCCGACGCGCGCTCGGCCGCCCGTACCTATTTCCGGCCCCTCGCGGAGGCGACCGAGGCCGCCCGCTCGCGGTTCACCGAGGACGAACTGGTCGTGGTGCTGCGCTTCCTCGCCGCGATGAACGAGGAGCTGGGCGCCGGCCCCGCACCCGCCCGCGCCCGCTGA